The Cyclobacteriaceae bacterium DNA segment ATTTCTGAAATCACATCGTCCAGAGGCAGTCCACTGGTAGGGCAGTAATCGTTTAGTTGTTCGTTCCAATCGCCATAGCGTTCCATGGCTCTTCTATGAATTTCGGCTTTGTTTAACCGGGTGATTTCCTGTGCCAGAAAACCACAGTTACAGGAGCCCATATGCCCCCATTGGTATTCGGAACTTTGGGAAAGTTTACGGGCTGTTTTGCGCAAAGCGTCAACGAGTTGTAAAGATGCCTTAGCCATAACCTCACTTTTATTCTATAACCGTTTAACCGGTGATTAAGTTATAAAATAACCTCGATTTGGCCTTGGATTTTGTAATTTCAAACACGCTTCTTATACTTGCCTCACAAAAGTTTACGTCAATGGGTAAAGGCGATAAGAAATCGAAACAAGGAAAACGCTGGAGAGGCTCATACGGTGTATCCCGTAATAAAAAATCGATCAAGGCACGTTTGAAGCGCGCCAGTTCGAAGAAAGTTGGTAAACCTAAGGATGAATCAAAGGCTGAAAAGCCTAAAAAGACAGCACGTAAAAAGGCTGAATAGAATTTTATGATTAATAATTATTCAACTGCATGGTGGTGGCACGGGTTCAAATCGAATCGGTGGATGGCTATGCTTTAGAATAACTGAAAAGTATACATGCGGAAGGCCCGCCCCGATTCAAGGAGCGGGCCTTTTTGTTTTTAATGTAATGAAGAATGAAAATTGAACTGAACGTATTTACAAAAAAGTTATTGGCCGATACCCTCACACCGGTTAACATCTACCTCAAACTGCGGGATGTGTTTGCTGGAAGTATTCTGTTGGAAAGCTCCGACTACCACGGGCATGAAAACAGCTTGTCGTTAATTTGCTGCGACCCGATTGCCTCGTTTGAGGTGGATCAGAATAAAATAAAGATTACTCAACCTGACGGAAAAACCAAAACAGAAACGATCACTGAGCGAGCTCAGGTATTAACGGCACTCGAAAAATTCCGATCTTCTTTCTCCATCAAACAAAATGGAACGAAAGCCACCCCCGGAAGCGGATTGTTTGGTTTTATGGCCTATGATGCGGTTCGGTATTTCGAAGATGTGGATGTTACGCAACGAGAATATCAGGTTCCGGATATTGTCTACAAGCTTTACCGATATGTAATTGTAGTCGATCATTTTTCAAATGAGTTAACCCTTACCGAACATCGGGCCGATGAAGAGGGGAGTACACTTTCGCGGATCGAAAAGCTGATTTACAGTAACCGGTTCTCAACCTATTCTTTCAAAAAAGTGAATGGAGAAACCTCCAACCTGGACGATAACGCGTTCATGGCATCCGTAGAAAAAGGCATTGAACATTGTAACCGGGGTGATGTTTTTCAAATTGTGCTTTCCAGAAGATTTACAACCTCGTTTAAAGGCGATGAATTCAATGTGTACCGTGCGTTACGGTCTATCAACCCATCTCCATACCTGTTTTATTTCGATTATGGTAATTTCAAGTTGTTTGGCTCATCACCGGAGGCGCAATTGAAGGTGAGTAAAAATCAGGCGAGCATTTTTCCGATTGCTGGAACCTTCCGCAGAACGGGCGATGACCAGAAAGATGCAACGCTGGCGAATCAACTTGCTGAAGATGAAAAGGAAAATGCCGAACACATTATGCTGGTTGATCTTGCCCGTAACGACATGAGTCGCCATGCGCATGATGTGAATGTAGCGGTGTTCAAAGAGATACAGTATTATTCGCATGTCATTCACCTCGTTTCAGAAGTAACAGGGAAACTCAACAATCAAACAGAGACTGTAAATATGGCGGCTGCAACTTTTCCTGCGGGCACGTTGTCAGGTGCGCCCAAGCACAAGGCACTTACGTTGATCGATAAATATGAAAATATTAGCCGTGGGTTTTATGGTGGTGCCATCGGCTTTCTCGGTTTTAATGGCGATTTTAACCATGCGATTATGATCCGTACGTTTTTGAGTAAGGATAATGAGCTGATCTATCAAGCCGGGGCAGGTGTGGTTTCCAAATCAAATCCTGAAAGTGAATTAAACGAAGTAAACAATAAGCTTGGTGCATTGCGCAAAGCAATTTTAATGGCTGAAGAAATCTGATCTTATGAAAATTCTGATTCTCGATAACTACGATTCATTTACCTACAACCTCGTGCACATTGTACGCGAACTGAATTACGACTACGATGTATACCGCAATGATAAAATTGCACTTGAAGAAGTTGGCAAGTACGATAAGATCTTATTGTCGCCAGGCCCGGGCATTCCGGATGAAGCAGGAATTATGAAGGCACTTATCAGGACTTACTCGACAACCAAGAGTATTCTGGGGATTTGCCTCGGGCATCAGGGTATTGCTGAAGTGTTTGGTGCTTCGCTGTTTAATATTCCTAAGGTGTTGCATGGGGTTACATCACAGACTTCAGTGACGGATGAAGGTGAAGTTCTTTTTAAAGATTTACCAACAACCTTTCAGGTGTGTCATTATCACTCATGGGCCGTGTCACCTGAATCGTTGACACCTGACTTGATAGTTACCGCCCGAAACACGGAAGGTATGATCATGGGTGTTCGTCATAAAAAATATGATGTGCGTGGACTGCAGTTTCATCCGGAGTCGATTATGACACCGGAAGGACCGAGGATGATGGCAAACTGGTTAAAGAATTGAAGTAGTTATGAAACACGTATTAAATGAATTAATCGACCATCAATCCCTGACCAAGCAGGAAGCCCGGCAAGTGCTGATAGAGTTGGCCTCAGGAAAATACAATCCGAGTCAGATGTCGTCCTTCATGACGGTGTACATGATGCGGAATATTACCGTGGAGGAGTTGGAGGGCTTCCGTGATGCGATGCTGGAGTTGTGTATTCCCGTGCGGGTTGACAGGCCCGTAATGGATGTATGCGGAACGGGCGGTGACGGGAAGAATACCTTTAACATCTCTACGCTTTCTTCTTTTGTAGTGGCAGCAGCCGGTCAGCCCGTAGCCAAGCACGGCAACTATGGCGTGTCCTCTGCGTGTGGTTCTTCTAATGTGCTGGAATATTTTGGATATCAGTTTACCAACGATGTAGATGAATTAAAGCGGAGCCTTGACCGTGCCAATATTTGTTTCATGCACGCACCGTTGTTTCATCCCGCCATGAAAAATGTAGCACCCATCCGAAAGGAGTTGGGTGTAAAAACATTTTTCAACATGCTGGGCCCGATGGTGAATCCTGCGTTTCCATCGCGACAGTTGGTAGGTGTGTTTAGTCTGGAACTGGCGCGCCAATATGGATATTTGTATCAGGATACTGATAAGGACTTTGTTATTCTGCATGGATTGGATGGCTATGATGAAATTTCATTGACAGGTGCTTTTAAGTATTTCTTCAACAAAGGTGAGCGGATCGCCACTCCTGATGATCTGGGATTGCCGCAGGTAAAATATGCGGATATAGCCGGTGGAAATACGGTAGAGGAATCGGCAAAAATTTTTCTGAGCATTCTGGAAGGAAAGGGGACTAAACAACAAAACGCGGCCGTAATCGCCAACGCAGCTATGGCGTTGTTTTGTGCAGATCAGGATGCAGGCATTGAACTTGCGGTAGCCAAAGCCAACGAAGCGCTTACTTCAGGAAAAGCATATGAAGTTTTTAAAAAATTACTGAACACGTGAATATTCTTGAAAAAATAACCGCGCATAAGCGAAAGGAAGTTGCCATACAAAAGGAGAAAGTTCCTTTTGCGGTGCTGGAGAAGGAAGTTAGTTTTTCACGAACGTGTATTTCGTTGGTACAGCGTTTAAAACAACCTGGTGCTTCCGGCATCATTGCTGAGATCAAGCGGAAGTCGCCATCACAAGGTATAATTCATCCGAATGTGTTGGTGGATGAGATTGCCTTGGGATATGCAGCTGCCGGATGTTCAGGGCTATCTGTGCTAACCGATTTTGAATTTTTTGGTGGAACTTCGGATGATTTAGTTGCTGCCCGAAAAGTGGTTGATGTGCCGGTGCTGCGAAAAGATTTTATCGTGGATGAATATCAAATTACAGAGGCCAAAGCTATCGGGGCTGATGTGATCCTGCTGATTGCTGCTTGTCTGGAACCCGAGAAAATTAAATGGTTCACGTCTGTTGCACACGGATTGGGGTTAGAGGTTTTATTGGAGGTCCATGATGAAGCCGAGTTGATGAGCAACCTGGACTCAGGTGCTGATTTATTGGGCGTTAACAACAGGAATCTGAAAACGTTTGAAGTGTCGGTTGATGTATCACGTAGGCTGGCTGAGAAAATTCCTTCTTCTTTTGTTAAAATTTCGGAAAGTGGAATTGATCAGGTGAACACGGTGCTTGAACTTAGAGAATATGGATACGAAGGTTTTTTAATGGGACAAAATTTTATGAAGCATGAAAGGCCGGAGGTGGCGTGTAGGAAGTTTGTTGAGGAGTTGAGGGCAGGTAAGTGAGATACGCCCTTCGGGAGCCTCAGGGCTCGGGTTGTGAAGATAATTAGTTAATGAAAAGTATGGTCAAGTTGAAGATTTGTGGCATGAGAGATGAGTCCAATATTCAGGAAGTCGGAAAACTGCTTCCGGATTATATGGGGTTTATATTTTATCCACCATCACCACGGTATGTGGGTGATGATTTTCAGCTGCCTGCTGATTTGAATCCATCGATTAATCGGGTGGGGGTTTTTGTGAATGAACGAGTGGATCGGATAATTGAGTTATGTTCGAAGCATAATCTTTCACATGTGCAGCTTCATGGCGATGAACCAGTGGCGGTCTGTGAGCAATTGAAGGTTGAGGGATTAAAGATGATTAAGGTTTTTAGGATTGGATCAGATTTTGATTTTTCAGTCACACGGCCTTACAAGGAAGTTGTAGATTATTTTCTATTTGATGCAAAGGGAAAACACTACGGTGGCAATGCACAGGTATTCGATTGGTCGATACTGGAAGGGTGCGATCAGGAAATTCCGTTTTTTTTAAGCGGAGGGTTAACGGTCGAGAACATTCAGTACGTTCAACGGTTGAAACAGATGAACCTGCATGCGCTTGACTTAAACAGTGGGGTCGAGGATTCTCCGGGTGTTAAGAATGTTTTACGGATTAAAGAAGCTGTTAGGCAAATTAGAAAACTATAATATGAACCACATAGACACATAGAACACATAGATTATTTTGAACAATTCCTTATGTGACCTTATGTGTCTATGTGGTTTAAAAATCAGGTAGGATAAAGAGCATATGTAAATTAAAAATTATGAATTACCACGTTGATGAAAAAGGATATTTCGGAAATTTTGGCGGAGCCTACATTCCCGAAATGCTGTATCCAAACATTGAAGAACTTCGGGAGAATTACCTGAGCATCATTCAGCATGATTCTTTTCAGCAAGAGTTTCATCAGCTACTTCGGGATTACGTTGGCCGCCCCACTCCGTTATATTTTGCTGCCCGCCTATCGGAACAATACCGTGCAAAAATTTACCTGAAGCGCGAAGACCTGTGCCATACCGGTGCGCATAAGATTAACAATACCATTGGTCAGATATTATTAGCCAAGCGTTTAGGTAAGCAAAAGATCATTGCTGAGACCGGTGCTGGTCAGCATGGTGTGGCCACCGCTACCGTGTGTGCCTTGATGGGCATGGAATGCATTGTGTATATGGGTCAACTGGATATGGAACGCCAACGACCCAATGTAGAACGCATGCGCATCCTCGGTACAAAAGTAGTTCCGGCCACTTCGGGTAACATGACGCTGAAAGACGCTACCAACGAAGCCATGCGCCACTGGATTAACCATCCAACCGATACACACTATATTATAGGGTCGGTTGTTGGCCCTCATCCATATCCCGATATGGTGGCTCGCTTTCAATCGGTTATCAGTGAGGAGATGAAAAAGCAATTGCTGGAAAAGGAAGGTAATCCGTATCCGGATTATGTATTGGCCTGTGTAGGTGGCGGGTCAAATGCTGCGGGCGCTTTCTATCATTTTCTTAACGATGAACATGTACATTTGATTGGTATCGAAGCTGCCGGTCATGGATTAACCTCCGGTGAGTCTGCGGCAACGACTGTGTTAGGTAAACAGGGTGTGTTGCATGGAAGTAAAACGTTATTGATGCAAACCGAAGATGGCCAGGTGGAAGAGCCGTACTCCATCTCTGCCGGTCTCGATTACCCGGGTATTGGTCCGCAACACGCACATTTGTTTGAAACCGGTCGTGTGCAGTTCCTAAGTGCCACGGATGATGAGGCCATGAAGGCTGGCATTGAATTGAGTCGCACGGAAGGCATTATTCCGGCTATCGAAACGGCACATGCCATTGCGGTATTGAGTAAAATGGAATTTAATCCGGATGATGTGGTGGTTGTAAATCTATCCGGAAGGGGAGATAAGGATTTGGAGACATATATTCGGTGGGGGAAGTATTAGGATTTACGATTTTGGATTGTTGATTTTTGATTTATGAGAAATGCTATTAAGATTTTTGTTTTGTTCAATCTGGCGATTGCCGCATGTACAGGAAATGAAAAGTCAACAAGTGGTTTGAATAAAGAAGCCTATGTTGCGGAGATTAAAGAATGGCAACAAAAGCGAAATGCGTATCAGGTAAGTGAACAAGGTTGGGTAAACCTGGCGGGGTTGTTTTGGCTGAAGGAAGGAATCAATACGTTTGGTAGCGGAGCAAATAACGATCTGGTTTTTCCGGAAGGCAGCATTGCTGAACAGGGCGGCTTTATGTTGCTGAAACAAGGTGAGATTACCATCGAAGCAGCACCGGGTGTGGAGATTATGCTTAATGATGCAATGCGTTCATCGGGCATTGTTTATCATCCGGATTCGGCAAGGGTGACTGTAGCGCATGGTTCATTGCGTTGGTTTGTTATCAGGCGCGATGATAAATATGGTGTACGGTTGCGCGACTTTGAAAATCCGTTACTAAAATCCTTTATTCCGATTGAATATTTTCCGATTGATCCGAACTGGCGATTGGAAGGCAGAATAGCATGGGCTGATTCTTCGCGCACCATTGAAATTACCAATGTGTTGGGGCAGACTGGTCCGCAACGTTCAGTAGGTACATTGGTAT contains these protein-coding regions:
- a CDS encoding 30S ribosomal protein THX — encoded protein: MALDFVISNTLLILASQKFTSMGKGDKKSKQGKRWRGSYGVSRNKKSIKARLKRASSKKVGKPKDESKAEKPKKTARKKAE
- a CDS encoding anthranilate synthase component I family protein — its product is MKIELNVFTKKLLADTLTPVNIYLKLRDVFAGSILLESSDYHGHENSLSLICCDPIASFEVDQNKIKITQPDGKTKTETITERAQVLTALEKFRSSFSIKQNGTKATPGSGLFGFMAYDAVRYFEDVDVTQREYQVPDIVYKLYRYVIVVDHFSNELTLTEHRADEEGSTLSRIEKLIYSNRFSTYSFKKVNGETSNLDDNAFMASVEKGIEHCNRGDVFQIVLSRRFTTSFKGDEFNVYRALRSINPSPYLFYFDYGNFKLFGSSPEAQLKVSKNQASIFPIAGTFRRTGDDQKDATLANQLAEDEKENAEHIMLVDLARNDMSRHAHDVNVAVFKEIQYYSHVIHLVSEVTGKLNNQTETVNMAAATFPAGTLSGAPKHKALTLIDKYENISRGFYGGAIGFLGFNGDFNHAIMIRTFLSKDNELIYQAGAGVVSKSNPESELNEVNNKLGALRKAILMAEEI
- a CDS encoding aminodeoxychorismate/anthranilate synthase component II, yielding MKILILDNYDSFTYNLVHIVRELNYDYDVYRNDKIALEEVGKYDKILLSPGPGIPDEAGIMKALIRTYSTTKSILGICLGHQGIAEVFGASLFNIPKVLHGVTSQTSVTDEGEVLFKDLPTTFQVCHYHSWAVSPESLTPDLIVTARNTEGMIMGVRHKKYDVRGLQFHPESIMTPEGPRMMANWLKN
- the trpD gene encoding anthranilate phosphoribosyltransferase; protein product: MKHVLNELIDHQSLTKQEARQVLIELASGKYNPSQMSSFMTVYMMRNITVEELEGFRDAMLELCIPVRVDRPVMDVCGTGGDGKNTFNISTLSSFVVAAAGQPVAKHGNYGVSSACGSSNVLEYFGYQFTNDVDELKRSLDRANICFMHAPLFHPAMKNVAPIRKELGVKTFFNMLGPMVNPAFPSRQLVGVFSLELARQYGYLYQDTDKDFVILHGLDGYDEISLTGAFKYFFNKGERIATPDDLGLPQVKYADIAGGNTVEESAKIFLSILEGKGTKQQNAAVIANAAMALFCADQDAGIELAVAKANEALTSGKAYEVFKKLLNT
- the trpC gene encoding indole-3-glycerol phosphate synthase TrpC, whose amino-acid sequence is MNILEKITAHKRKEVAIQKEKVPFAVLEKEVSFSRTCISLVQRLKQPGASGIIAEIKRKSPSQGIIHPNVLVDEIALGYAAAGCSGLSVLTDFEFFGGTSDDLVAARKVVDVPVLRKDFIVDEYQITEAKAIGADVILLIAACLEPEKIKWFTSVAHGLGLEVLLEVHDEAELMSNLDSGADLLGVNNRNLKTFEVSVDVSRRLAEKIPSSFVKISESGIDQVNTVLELREYGYEGFLMGQNFMKHERPEVACRKFVEELRAGK
- a CDS encoding phosphoribosylanthranilate isomerase is translated as MVKLKICGMRDESNIQEVGKLLPDYMGFIFYPPSPRYVGDDFQLPADLNPSINRVGVFVNERVDRIIELCSKHNLSHVQLHGDEPVAVCEQLKVEGLKMIKVFRIGSDFDFSVTRPYKEVVDYFLFDAKGKHYGGNAQVFDWSILEGCDQEIPFFLSGGLTVENIQYVQRLKQMNLHALDLNSGVEDSPGVKNVLRIKEAVRQIRKL
- the trpB gene encoding tryptophan synthase subunit beta; this encodes MNYHVDEKGYFGNFGGAYIPEMLYPNIEELRENYLSIIQHDSFQQEFHQLLRDYVGRPTPLYFAARLSEQYRAKIYLKREDLCHTGAHKINNTIGQILLAKRLGKQKIIAETGAGQHGVATATVCALMGMECIVYMGQLDMERQRPNVERMRILGTKVVPATSGNMTLKDATNEAMRHWINHPTDTHYIIGSVVGPHPYPDMVARFQSVISEEMKKQLLEKEGNPYPDYVLACVGGGSNAAGAFYHFLNDEHVHLIGIEAAGHGLTSGESAATTVLGKQGVLHGSKTLLMQTEDGQVEEPYSISAGLDYPGIGPQHAHLFETGRVQFLSATDDEAMKAGIELSRTEGIIPAIETAHAIAVLSKMEFNPDDVVVVNLSGRGDKDLETYIRWGKY
- a CDS encoding DUF1684 domain-containing protein; protein product: MRNAIKIFVLFNLAIAACTGNEKSTSGLNKEAYVAEIKEWQQKRNAYQVSEQGWVNLAGLFWLKEGINTFGSGANNDLVFPEGSIAEQGGFMLLKQGEITIEAAPGVEIMLNDAMRSSGIVYHPDSARVTVAHGSLRWFVIRRDDKYGVRLRDFENPLLKSFIPIEYFPIDPNWRLEGRIAWADSSRTIEITNVLGQTGPQRSVGTLVFEYEDKEYTLDALDEGGDEFFIIFGDETNARETYGAGRYMYVPVPKEGDRVIIDFNKAYNPPCAFTEFATCPLPPKQNVLPFAIPAGEKNYGTH